The following coding sequences lie in one Sinorhizobium fredii USDA 257 genomic window:
- a CDS encoding ABC transporter permease, translated as MRNFLLARLLQAGLVAIVVGALCFVLMRVLPGDAAMRIAAGRYGPDARIAEAAEKVRLELGLDRPLAAQFLEWLGSLLRLDLGHSLVTGSPVVHELKVQLGASVWLAASALALSLLIGPVIGLFSGLKAGGAIDRLGLAGAAIFRAIPPFVLGLMLMLVFSKQLGWLPPAGFGSPREMLLPALTLALGLAAMSSRVMRNSVAAVAKAPYFAFARYKGLPESVVVLRHGLRNAAIPVVSYTGLQAVYLVEGVVVVESLFAYPGIGHALVHAVVERDIPMVQGTALLMGLMFVVIATIVDLLTQWLDPRVRRTA; from the coding sequence ATGAGAAACTTCCTTCTAGCGCGCCTGCTCCAGGCGGGGCTAGTGGCCATCGTGGTCGGCGCCTTGTGTTTCGTGCTCATGCGCGTGCTGCCCGGTGACGCCGCCATGCGCATTGCTGCCGGCCGCTACGGGCCGGATGCACGGATTGCCGAAGCGGCAGAAAAGGTCAGGCTCGAACTAGGCCTCGATCGGCCGCTTGCAGCCCAGTTCCTGGAATGGCTAGGCAGCCTCTTGCGCCTTGACCTCGGACATTCGCTCGTCACGGGTTCGCCGGTCGTCCATGAGCTGAAGGTGCAGCTCGGCGCTTCCGTGTGGCTTGCCGCATCGGCGCTCGCGCTATCGCTTCTCATCGGACCAGTCATTGGCCTCTTCTCGGGACTGAAGGCGGGCGGCGCGATTGACCGACTGGGCTTGGCGGGTGCGGCAATTTTCCGCGCCATTCCGCCGTTCGTGCTGGGTCTGATGCTGATGCTGGTCTTTTCGAAGCAGCTCGGCTGGTTACCGCCAGCCGGTTTTGGCTCGCCGCGTGAGATGCTGCTTCCCGCGCTGACGCTCGCACTCGGGCTTGCGGCCATGTCGAGCCGGGTGATGCGCAACTCGGTCGCTGCCGTTGCTAAGGCACCCTATTTCGCCTTCGCCCGATACAAGGGGCTGCCGGAATCCGTTGTCGTCCTTCGGCATGGGCTTCGCAACGCCGCCATCCCTGTCGTTTCCTATACCGGACTGCAAGCCGTGTACCTCGTCGAAGGCGTCGTCGTCGTGGAATCGCTCTTTGCCTATCCGGGCATCGGCCACGCGCTGGTCCATGCGGTTGTCGAACGGGATATTCCCATGGTGCAGGGGACGGCGTTGCTGATGGGGCTGATGTTCGTCGTCATCGCCACCATTGTCGACCTTCTGACGCAGTGGCTCGATCCGCGTGTGAGGAGAACGGCATGA
- a CDS encoding ABC transporter permease: MSTTDELSISRPDRRLTRGRMFGAGILSLVGGFAYIGPVLIPADPAAQDFSASLAPIGGDYLLGADHYGRSLLARLAHGARLSFGLALLTMLSAAIPGVLFGLVAAWKGGWTERFLELTATIVLALPGLMLVLLLLAFAPGNYGPLFLGLSLTLWVEFYRVTKATTKTILAQPHIEAARMLGFGSRYILVNYVLPVIAPMIATLSAFAMATAIIAVSTLSAISVGLQPPTPELGSMIVELLPYYAEAPVHVLLPALLIFLLVLGLQLLAQGDHP, from the coding sequence ATGAGTACGACCGACGAGCTGTCCATTTCTCGGCCGGACCGGCGACTGACCAGGGGGCGCATGTTCGGCGCCGGCATTCTAAGCCTGGTCGGTGGCTTTGCGTACATCGGGCCGGTGCTCATTCCTGCCGATCCTGCGGCGCAGGATTTTAGCGCCAGCCTCGCTCCGATCGGCGGCGACTACTTGCTCGGAGCCGATCATTACGGGCGCAGCCTCCTCGCGCGTCTCGCCCACGGCGCTCGTCTTTCCTTCGGCCTCGCACTCCTGACCATGCTCTCGGCCGCGATCCCAGGCGTTCTCTTCGGTCTTGTCGCCGCCTGGAAAGGCGGCTGGACAGAACGGTTCCTGGAACTGACGGCCACAATTGTGCTGGCACTGCCCGGTTTGATGCTGGTGCTCCTGCTGCTAGCCTTCGCGCCCGGCAATTATGGCCCGCTGTTCCTGGGCCTGTCGCTTACCCTGTGGGTAGAGTTCTATCGTGTAACGAAGGCGACGACGAAGACCATCCTCGCGCAGCCGCATATCGAGGCGGCGCGCATGCTCGGCTTTGGCTCGCGCTACATCCTTGTCAACTATGTCTTGCCGGTGATCGCACCGATGATCGCAACGCTTTCGGCCTTTGCTATGGCGACGGCGATCATCGCCGTGTCGACATTGAGCGCCATCAGCGTTGGGCTGCAGCCTCCCACGCCCGAACTCGGCAGCATGATCGTGGAGCTCTTGCCGTATTACGCGGAGGCGCCGGTGCATGTGCTGCTGCCGGCATTGCTGATCTTCCTGCTCGTCCTCGGCCTCCAGCTTCTCGCACAGGGAGATCATCCATGA
- a CDS encoding ABC transporter ATP-binding protein produces the protein MNVRPGIQELSIAALSVEWGAGRIVSDVSFTVGRGRPLALLGESGSGKSLVAQAIMGNLPTELRATGKALLDGVDLLAGSPPERRARWGRSISLLPQEPWLALDPTMRITPQISEVHRFVKKKSRGLSRLLARDNLAEVGLGHAGQLYPFEMSGGMSQRAAIAIAHAAESDLLIADEPTKGLDVALRDSVTARLRQEVERGRLLLTITHDVAVARALGGMVGVILDGRLVEYGPVEKLLAAPAHPYTRALVGADPASWHRQRPTASGGPVLAGRRLAKAFGEKVLFSELNIEIRAGEIVAIAGQSGCGKTTVGNILLGLTAADSGTVERQTGVSPLRYQKLYQDPPAAFAPRQSIRKGLTDLVTLHGRDWIDVERLLARIRLSANLLDRLPSEISGGELQRFAILRALLLDPVFLFADEATSRLDPVSQKDVIEFLLEIVHETGLGVLLVTHDRHLAERVSSRIIDMGEAREK, from the coding sequence ATGAACGTGCGCCCCGGAATCCAGGAACTTTCCATAGCCGCACTCTCCGTGGAATGGGGCGCAGGGCGGATCGTTTCAGACGTCTCCTTCACGGTCGGCAGAGGGCGCCCGTTGGCGTTGCTCGGCGAGAGCGGGTCGGGCAAGTCGCTTGTGGCGCAGGCCATTATGGGAAATCTGCCGACCGAACTGCGGGCCACTGGAAAGGCGCTGCTCGACGGTGTTGATCTCTTGGCTGGTTCGCCGCCCGAACGACGCGCGCGTTGGGGACGCAGTATCTCGCTTCTCCCTCAGGAACCGTGGCTGGCGCTCGACCCAACAATGCGAATTACGCCGCAAATATCCGAGGTCCACCGGTTTGTGAAAAAGAAGAGCCGAGGGCTGAGCCGTTTGCTGGCTAGAGACAATCTTGCCGAAGTCGGTCTTGGACATGCCGGCCAACTCTATCCGTTCGAGATGTCGGGTGGAATGTCCCAGCGCGCCGCAATCGCGATCGCCCACGCGGCCGAGAGCGATCTGTTGATCGCTGACGAACCGACGAAAGGACTTGATGTGGCGCTGCGTGATTCCGTTACCGCGCGGCTGCGGCAAGAGGTCGAGCGGGGACGTTTGCTGCTGACGATCACCCATGACGTCGCGGTTGCACGGGCGCTGGGCGGAATGGTAGGAGTGATCCTGGACGGGCGGCTTGTTGAATACGGGCCTGTGGAAAAGCTGCTCGCGGCGCCAGCGCATCCCTACACCCGCGCATTGGTCGGCGCCGATCCGGCAAGTTGGCATCGACAGAGACCGACCGCCTCGGGTGGGCCGGTACTTGCCGGGCGTCGATTGGCGAAAGCCTTCGGAGAAAAAGTGCTGTTTTCTGAACTGAATATTGAGATTCGTGCCGGCGAGATCGTCGCGATCGCCGGCCAGAGCGGTTGCGGCAAGACCACGGTCGGAAACATTCTGCTCGGGCTTACGGCAGCCGATTCAGGCACCGTCGAACGGCAAACGGGTGTTTCGCCGCTAAGATATCAGAAGCTCTACCAGGATCCGCCCGCCGCTTTCGCGCCGCGTCAAAGCATTCGCAAGGGACTGACCGATCTGGTCACATTACACGGACGCGATTGGATCGATGTAGAGAGACTACTTGCCCGGATTCGGCTGTCGGCAAATTTGCTCGATCGCCTGCCAAGTGAGATCTCTGGCGGCGAGCTGCAGCGCTTCGCCATCCTTCGGGCGCTTTTGCTCGACCCAGTGTTTCTGTTTGCGGACGAAGCCACGTCGCGCCTCGATCCGGTCAGCCAGAAGGACGTCATTGAATTCCTGCTCGAAATCGTCCACGAGACCGGCCTCGGTGTGTTGCTCGTTACCCACGATCGCCATCTCGCCGAGCGCGTATCGAGTCGGATCATTGATATGGGCGAGGCTAGAGAAAAGTAA
- a CDS encoding virulence factor family protein has protein sequence MIRMTRIWKGAALATLIAAAASLPSAAEEARFDTGMIPSPHILFPKQDASGLVVLLSGADGWTEKEDAVARSLSGENALVVGIDLKAYLAALAKDDGECIYTVSDIESLSQQVQRAAASGAYRPPVVAGVGAGGAMALAIAAQSPAATIGKTLAVDPEEGIALTRQLCTPAEKTRKGDRLVYGLTDGPLPDPVSVTFSPAASAEGRQHVAALVDKHPDIETTDTEDDAYAALSGALSEYLQEGDETDNPFGLPLTVLDAKPSRDTVAVIYSGDGGWRDIDKEVGNALQQQGVPVVGIDSLRYFWSERQPQATADDLARIISYYRKRWNVRNVLLVGYSFGADILPRTYNLLPAATRARVRQVTLMAMSHRADFKISVLGWFGAEGEASAGDPVDDVRAIDPSLVQCIYGTEEEDDACPGLKSSGVDVVAIEGGHHFDEDYPALTRRVLDALDRRLAAK, from the coding sequence ATGATCCGCATGACAAGAATCTGGAAAGGCGCTGCCTTGGCGACGCTGATTGCTGCGGCGGCAAGCCTCCCCTCAGCGGCCGAAGAGGCGAGATTCGACACCGGCATGATCCCGTCGCCGCATATATTGTTCCCGAAGCAGGACGCATCCGGGCTCGTCGTGCTGCTTTCCGGCGCGGACGGCTGGACGGAAAAGGAAGATGCTGTTGCGCGCTCCCTTTCCGGGGAGAATGCACTCGTCGTCGGCATCGATCTCAAGGCCTATCTGGCAGCGCTCGCCAAGGACGACGGAGAGTGCATTTACACCGTCTCGGATATCGAATCCTTGAGCCAGCAGGTTCAGCGCGCCGCCGCTAGCGGTGCCTACCGGCCGCCGGTCGTCGCCGGGGTCGGCGCTGGCGGTGCCATGGCGCTGGCTATCGCCGCCCAATCTCCCGCCGCAACGATCGGCAAGACCCTCGCAGTCGATCCCGAAGAGGGCATTGCCTTGACCAGGCAGCTCTGCACGCCGGCCGAGAAGACCCGCAAGGGTGATCGTCTGGTCTATGGCTTGACCGACGGACCCTTGCCGGACCCGGTCAGCGTCACGTTCTCACCCGCGGCGTCCGCCGAGGGGCGCCAACATGTCGCCGCGCTGGTCGACAAGCACCCGGACATCGAGACCACGGACACGGAGGACGACGCCTATGCCGCCCTGTCCGGCGCACTCTCGGAATATCTGCAGGAGGGCGACGAAACAGACAACCCGTTCGGTCTGCCGCTCACCGTCCTCGACGCGAAACCGTCACGCGACACCGTGGCCGTGATCTATTCTGGCGATGGTGGCTGGCGCGACATCGACAAGGAGGTCGGTAATGCCCTGCAGCAGCAGGGTGTGCCGGTGGTCGGGATCGATTCTCTCCGTTATTTCTGGTCCGAGCGCCAGCCGCAGGCGACCGCCGACGATCTCGCCCGGATCATCAGCTATTATCGAAAGCGCTGGAATGTCCGCAACGTGCTGCTGGTCGGTTATTCCTTCGGTGCCGATATCCTGCCGCGCACCTATAACCTGCTGCCCGCCGCCACCCGCGCGCGCGTGCGCCAGGTGACGCTGATGGCTATGTCACATCGGGCGGATTTCAAGATTTCCGTCCTTGGCTGGTTCGGCGCCGAGGGCGAGGCGAGCGCGGGCGATCCGGTCGATGATGTCAGGGCGATCGATCCGTCGCTGGTCCAATGCATCTACGGCACGGAAGAGGAAGACGACGCCTGTCCGGGGCTGAAATCCTCCGGCGTCGACGTGGTCGCCATCGAAGGCGGCCACCATTTCGACGAAGATTACCCCGCCTTGACCCGCCGGGTCCTCGACGCGCTCGACCGGCGACTCGCGGCGAAGTAA
- the mprF gene encoding bifunctional lysylphosphatidylglycerol flippase/synthetase MprF: MTFFSGRAEANQAQMAGTGWRPLLRRNQRYLSAIGTLVLIALFGAAIFHLTAEVRYDDVVSALAETSWRSVVAAILFTGLSFLALTFYDVSALDYIRRKLPYADVALTAACAYAVGNTAGFGALSGGAIRYRSYSRLGLEPDEIARVIAFVTLAFGLGLAAVACLSLLAVGEYVAPLIGLDAFWLRTIAVVVLAGMLAIMVAARSAHEVHIGRLTLRLPDSRTSSRQFLVTALDLAASATVLYVLLPAGTIGWPALLAIYSVAVGLGVLSHVPAGLGVFETVIVATLGQAADVDAVLGALVLYRVIYHVLPLLIAIVAIVGIELRQFAGHPVASSLRRAGGRMTPLLLATLALVLSLMLVLSSVTPTPDENLAFLANYVSLPIVEGAHFLASLLGLALFIVARGLALRLDGAWWAAIVIALAALLLSLVKAVALGEAGMLAFFLVGLLASRRLFVRPASLFGQALTLPWLTALGVICLGAFVVLLFVYRNVEYSHELWWQFEFSAEAPRGLRALLGVTIGATAVAIWSLMRPAATAIAPASDEDMERALAIVETQDMSDANLVRMGDKSIMFSADGRAFIMYGRWGRSWIALFDPVGPVEAWPDLIWQFIETARANGCRAVFYQISPRGLAYYADAGLRAFRLGELAEVDLTRFEMKGGKWATLRHQVSRGQRDGLEFSVVEPADVPAILPELAAISDAWLDHHSAREKGFSLGAFDPQYLVTQPVAILKCEGRIVAFANILVTANKVEGSVDLMRFSPEAPRGSMDFLFAQLMEYLKAQGYRRFNLGMAPLSGMSSRSTAPVWDRAGRTFYEHGERFYNFKGLRAFKSKFHPHWQPRYLAASGGLNPILALMDATFLIGGGIKGVIKK; encoded by the coding sequence ATGACGTTTTTCTCAGGCAGGGCTGAAGCAAATCAGGCGCAAATGGCTGGAACCGGGTGGCGGCCGTTGCTGAGGCGCAACCAGCGCTATCTTTCCGCCATCGGCACGCTCGTCCTGATTGCTCTTTTCGGTGCCGCGATCTTCCATCTGACTGCCGAGGTCCGATATGACGACGTCGTCTCGGCACTGGCCGAAACGAGCTGGCGTTCAGTGGTTGCGGCCATTCTGTTCACCGGCTTGAGTTTCCTGGCGCTCACCTTCTACGACGTCAGCGCCCTTGACTACATTCGGCGCAAGCTGCCCTATGCCGATGTCGCGCTCACGGCCGCCTGCGCCTATGCGGTCGGCAACACAGCCGGTTTCGGGGCGCTGAGCGGCGGCGCGATCCGATATCGCTCCTATTCGCGTCTCGGGCTCGAACCGGACGAGATTGCCCGCGTCATCGCATTCGTTACGCTCGCTTTCGGACTGGGCCTCGCGGCAGTCGCCTGCCTGAGTCTGCTTGCGGTCGGCGAGTATGTCGCACCGCTCATCGGGCTCGATGCCTTTTGGCTCAGGACGATAGCCGTCGTCGTTCTTGCCGGCATGCTCGCGATCATGGTCGCGGCGCGCAGCGCCCATGAAGTCCACATCGGCCGCCTCACTCTGCGGCTGCCGGATTCGAGAACGTCGTCGCGACAGTTCCTGGTGACGGCGCTCGACCTCGCCGCATCCGCGACTGTCCTTTACGTCCTACTTCCGGCCGGAACGATCGGTTGGCCGGCTCTCCTTGCGATCTATTCCGTCGCAGTCGGTCTCGGCGTGCTCAGCCATGTGCCCGCGGGCCTTGGCGTCTTTGAGACCGTGATCGTCGCGACACTCGGGCAAGCGGCCGATGTCGACGCGGTGCTCGGTGCGCTCGTCCTCTATCGCGTCATCTACCACGTGCTGCCGCTGCTGATCGCGATCGTCGCCATCGTCGGAATCGAGCTGCGCCAGTTTGCCGGCCATCCGGTCGCCTCCAGCCTGCGCCGAGCCGGCGGCCGCATGACGCCGCTTCTGCTTGCCACGCTTGCACTGGTGCTTTCCCTCATGCTGGTGCTGTCGAGTGTGACGCCGACGCCGGACGAGAATCTGGCCTTCCTCGCGAACTATGTCTCTCTTCCGATCGTGGAAGGAGCGCATTTCCTCGCGAGCCTGCTCGGGCTGGCGCTCTTCATTGTGGCGCGAGGGCTGGCGCTGCGGCTTGATGGCGCCTGGTGGGCGGCGATCGTGATCGCGCTCGCGGCGCTCCTGCTCTCATTGGTGAAGGCGGTAGCGCTCGGAGAGGCCGGCATGCTCGCCTTCTTCCTTGTCGGACTGCTCGCGAGCCGCCGTCTCTTCGTTCGTCCGGCTTCGCTCTTCGGCCAGGCGCTGACGCTGCCCTGGCTTACTGCCCTTGGCGTCATCTGCCTCGGTGCCTTCGTCGTCCTGCTTTTCGTTTATCGCAACGTCGAGTACAGCCACGAACTCTGGTGGCAGTTCGAATTCTCGGCGGAGGCGCCGCGCGGTCTTCGCGCGCTGCTCGGAGTGACGATCGGCGCGACCGCCGTGGCCATCTGGAGCCTGATGCGTCCGGCCGCGACTGCGATCGCGCCTGCCTCCGACGAGGATATGGAGCGGGCGCTCGCCATCGTCGAGACGCAGGACATGTCCGACGCCAATCTCGTGCGGATGGGCGACAAGAGCATCATGTTCTCTGCCGACGGCCGCGCCTTCATCATGTACGGCCGTTGGGGCCGCTCGTGGATCGCGCTTTTCGATCCCGTCGGCCCGGTGGAGGCCTGGCCGGACCTCATCTGGCAGTTCATCGAGACGGCCCGCGCCAATGGCTGCCGTGCCGTCTTCTACCAGATTTCGCCGCGCGGCCTTGCCTATTACGCCGATGCAGGCCTCAGGGCTTTCCGCCTCGGTGAGCTTGCAGAGGTCGATCTCACGCGCTTCGAGATGAAGGGCGGCAAATGGGCGACCTTGCGCCACCAGGTAAGCCGGGGCCAGCGCGATGGTCTGGAGTTCTCGGTGGTGGAGCCCGCGGACGTACCGGCGATCCTGCCGGAGCTCGCCGCTATTTCCGATGCCTGGCTTGACCATCACAGCGCCCGGGAGAAAGGCTTCTCGCTCGGCGCCTTCGATCCACAATATCTGGTGACGCAGCCGGTTGCGATCCTCAAGTGTGAGGGGCGCATCGTCGCCTTCGCCAACATACTGGTCACCGCCAATAAGGTAGAGGGCTCTGTCGACCTCATGCGTTTCTCCCCGGAGGCGCCGCGCGGGTCGATGGACTTCCTGTTCGCTCAACTGATGGAATACCTCAAGGCGCAAGGCTACCGGCGCTTTAATCTCGGCATGGCGCCGCTTTCCGGCATGTCCTCCCGCAGCACGGCGCCGGTCTGGGATCGCGCCGGCCGGACCTTCTACGAGCACGGCGAGCGCTTCTACAATTTCAAAGGTCTGCGCGCCTTCAAGTCGAAGTTCCACCCGCACTGGCAGCCGCGCTATCTGGCGGCGAGCGGCGGTCTCAATCCGATCCTCGCGCTGATGGACGCGACGTTCCTGATCGGTGGCGGCATCAAGGGAGTGATCAAGAAATGA
- a CDS encoding efflux RND transporter permease subunit: MSISEFCIRRPVATLLMSLALVAAGFFAYTVLPVAALPRTDFPVINVSATLPGASPETMATSVATPLIKQFNTIAGIDSISTTNALGSTSISIQFELSRDIDAAAADVQAAITRTLRTLPQDMPSPPSFRKVNPADAPVLLLALKSDTVPLTKLDALAEQVISPALSTLDGVAEVSIFGSQQFAVRIEIDPDALAARGISLNALKTAVAAANDNSPLGTMQSTGRQMTIVADTQLDNAAAFSKLIVKSADGKAVRLGDVTKVIDSVADTQTASWHDGSRAIILAVQRQPDANTVAVVDMVKAMLPSFRQSLPAAASLEMLNDRSQSVRGAVDDVELTLAITIGLVILVIFLFVRRLWATLIPAFAVPISIIATFTAMYALGFSIDNVSLMALTLSVGLVVDDAIVMLENIVRHMEEKGQSAFEAAISASREIGFTIIAISLSLVAVFIPVLLMGGVIGKIFNEFAVVVTIAILASAFVSLTLTPMLAARLPEMPKHDQERHGLDARLERGFEAMLRGYDRLLKFCMRHRFAVLILFFATIGLTIYQVRTTPKGFFPQEDIGQLQVTTQARPDISFAAMSALQAKVEDVFAHSPYVAHVASSVGTGGSSASNSGRLFVELKPTSERPALPRLLSELRSQLGDIAGIRSYITPVQNLSVGARSSASQYQLVVQSLDQSLMNEWADKLTEAMREDRAFFTDVNSDLQNNAPQAELVIDRDKAAALGITADVLRSTLYGGFGSEQISTIYTSGDSYEVIMELDPAKNWSPAALAQLQVPTAANTLVPLGAFARIDTSPGPLTVNQLGQLPAVTISYNLPAGVALGNSVDEISRLKTEIGMPSEVTTRYYGTAQLFQDAMSNQAWLILGAILTIYIVLGILYESFIHPLTILSGLPSAASGALLAISLGGFDLSIIAVIGLLMLIGIVKKNAIMMIDVALSFQRTGMPAAEAIHRACLMRFRPIMMTSLAALMGTLPIALGTGASAELRQPLGVAVVGGLLVSQPLTLFVTPVIYLYMEKLADGIKRLFNARTARQTVTRPMRLATGEREDYS, from the coding sequence ATGTCCATCTCCGAATTCTGCATTCGCCGCCCGGTCGCCACGCTGCTGATGTCCCTGGCACTCGTGGCGGCAGGCTTCTTTGCTTATACGGTGCTCCCGGTCGCGGCGCTGCCGCGGACCGATTTTCCGGTGATCAACGTCTCCGCCACCTTGCCGGGCGCTTCCCCCGAGACGATGGCGACCTCCGTCGCGACGCCGCTCATCAAGCAGTTCAACACGATCGCGGGAATCGACAGCATCTCGACGACGAACGCCCTCGGTTCCACCTCGATCTCCATCCAGTTCGAACTTAGCCGCGATATCGACGCCGCTGCCGCCGACGTTCAGGCGGCCATTACCCGCACATTGCGCACGCTGCCGCAGGACATGCCCTCGCCGCCGAGCTTCCGCAAGGTGAACCCGGCGGATGCGCCGGTGCTGCTGCTCGCATTGAAGAGCGATACCGTGCCTCTCACCAAACTCGACGCGCTGGCGGAGCAGGTGATCTCGCCGGCGCTGTCGACGCTCGACGGCGTCGCGGAAGTCTCGATATTCGGCAGCCAGCAGTTTGCCGTTCGCATCGAGATCGATCCCGACGCGCTCGCCGCCCGCGGCATTTCGCTTAACGCTCTCAAGACGGCCGTCGCGGCGGCAAACGACAATTCGCCGCTCGGCACCATGCAATCCACCGGGCGGCAGATGACGATCGTCGCCGACACGCAACTCGACAATGCCGCCGCCTTCTCCAAGCTGATCGTCAAGAGCGCGGACGGCAAGGCCGTTCGGCTCGGCGACGTGACCAAGGTCATCGACTCGGTTGCGGACACTCAGACCGCGAGCTGGCATGACGGCTCGCGCGCGATCATCCTTGCCGTCCAGCGTCAGCCGGACGCGAATACGGTTGCCGTGGTCGACATGGTGAAGGCGATGCTGCCATCGTTCCGCCAGTCCCTGCCGGCGGCAGCGTCGCTGGAGATGCTCAACGACCGCTCCCAGTCCGTGCGCGGCGCTGTCGACGATGTGGAACTCACCCTGGCCATCACGATCGGGCTGGTGATCCTGGTGATCTTCCTCTTCGTCCGTCGGCTCTGGGCAACGCTCATTCCGGCCTTCGCCGTGCCGATCTCGATCATCGCCACCTTCACAGCCATGTATGCGCTGGGGTTCTCGATCGACAATGTTTCGCTGATGGCGCTGACGCTTTCCGTCGGCCTCGTCGTCGACGACGCCATCGTCATGCTGGAGAACATCGTCCGGCATATGGAGGAAAAAGGACAAAGCGCCTTCGAGGCGGCGATCTCCGCCTCAAGGGAGATCGGCTTCACGATCATCGCGATTTCGCTGTCGCTTGTCGCCGTGTTCATCCCGGTGCTCCTGATGGGCGGCGTGATCGGCAAGATCTTCAACGAGTTTGCCGTGGTCGTCACGATCGCGATTCTCGCCTCGGCATTCGTGTCGCTGACGCTGACGCCGATGCTTGCGGCACGCCTGCCGGAGATGCCCAAGCATGATCAGGAAAGGCATGGGCTCGATGCGCGGCTCGAGCGCGGCTTTGAGGCGATGCTCCGCGGATATGATCGTCTCCTGAAGTTCTGCATGCGCCATCGCTTCGCCGTCCTCATCCTCTTCTTCGCCACCATCGGTCTGACGATCTACCAGGTGAGGACGACTCCGAAGGGCTTCTTTCCGCAGGAGGATATCGGCCAGCTGCAGGTGACGACGCAGGCGCGGCCGGACATCTCCTTCGCGGCGATGTCGGCACTGCAGGCCAAGGTCGAAGACGTGTTTGCGCATTCGCCCTATGTCGCCCATGTGGCGAGTTCGGTCGGCACGGGCGGCTCCTCGGCCTCGAATTCGGGAAGACTCTTCGTCGAATTGAAACCGACAAGCGAACGGCCGGCATTGCCCAGGCTCCTTTCCGAACTGCGATCGCAACTCGGCGACATTGCCGGCATCCGGAGCTACATCACGCCCGTGCAGAACCTCTCCGTCGGCGCACGCAGCTCCGCCAGCCAATACCAGCTCGTCGTCCAGAGCCTGGATCAAAGCTTGATGAACGAGTGGGCGGACAAGCTGACGGAAGCGATGCGCGAGGACCGCGCCTTCTTCACCGATGTCAACTCCGATCTGCAGAACAATGCGCCCCAGGCAGAGCTCGTGATCGACCGCGACAAGGCCGCCGCACTCGGGATCACGGCAGACGTGCTGCGCTCGACGCTTTATGGCGGCTTCGGCTCCGAGCAGATTTCGACCATCTACACCTCGGGCGACAGCTACGAGGTCATCATGGAGCTCGATCCGGCGAAGAACTGGTCTCCTGCCGCGCTCGCGCAATTGCAGGTGCCGACCGCCGCCAACACGCTGGTGCCGCTTGGCGCATTTGCCCGCATAGACACGTCTCCCGGGCCACTCACCGTCAACCAGCTTGGGCAGTTGCCGGCAGTTACCATCTCCTACAATCTCCCCGCCGGCGTGGCGCTCGGCAACAGCGTCGACGAGATCAGCCGCCTGAAGACCGAAATCGGCATGCCGTCGGAGGTCACGACGCGCTACTACGGCACGGCACAGCTCTTCCAGGATGCGATGTCCAACCAGGCCTGGCTCATCCTCGGAGCGATCCTCACCATCTATATCGTCCTGGGCATTCTCTACGAGAGCTTCATCCATCCGCTGACGATCCTCTCCGGCCTGCCCTCGGCAGCCTCGGGGGCGCTGCTGGCGATCAGCCTCGGGGGCTTCGACCTGTCGATCATCGCGGTGATCGGTCTTCTGATGCTCATCGGCATCGTGAAGAAGAATGCGATCATGATGATCGACGTGGCGCTGTCTTTCCAGCGCACCGGCATGCCTGCCGCAGAGGCGATCCACCGCGCCTGCCTGATGCGCTTCCGGCCGATCATGATGACCTCGCTCGCCGCGCTCATGGGCACGCTGCCTATCGCGCTCGGCACTGGCGCCAGCGCGGAATTGCGCCAGCCGCTCGGCGTCGCCGTGGTGGGCGGGCTGCTCGTCTCGCAGCCGCTGACGCTCTTCGTCACGCCGGTGATCTATCTCTACATGGAGAAGCTCGCCGACGGTATCAAACGGCTGTTCAATGCTCGAACCGCGAGGCAAACCGTCACCCGACCGATGCGGTTAGCCACGGGTGAGCGGGAGGACTATTCATGA
- a CDS encoding efflux RND transporter periplasmic adaptor subunit, with product MLDFIDSAVDTATGTVMMRAKFDNGEQKLWPGQYVEVDIEQKTLPQAAVIPAVAVQIGQKGEFVYRVTSEDTVEVRPVVVAANDGQEAAITSGLAAGDTVVTEGQNNLMAGDKARVAEQQ from the coding sequence GTGCTCGACTTCATCGATTCCGCCGTCGATACGGCGACAGGGACGGTGATGATGCGCGCCAAGTTCGACAATGGCGAACAGAAGCTGTGGCCGGGGCAATATGTCGAGGTCGACATCGAGCAAAAGACCCTGCCGCAAGCCGCTGTCATTCCCGCCGTTGCCGTCCAGATCGGCCAAAAAGGCGAATTCGTCTACCGGGTCACCTCCGAAGACACGGTCGAAGTTCGCCCGGTCGTCGTCGCGGCCAATGACGGCCAGGAGGCTGCGATCACCTCAGGCCTTGCGGCGGGCGACACGGTGGTGACGGAGGGCCAGAACAATCTCATGGCCGGTGACAAGGCGCGGGTTGCGGAGCAGCAGTGA